In Rhizobium sp. BT03, the sequence CTTGCCTTCCGTTTCGGTCACCTCTTCGGCGGGGATGTGGAAGTCGCGCCGGTAATTGAAGGTATGGCCGATCGCCACGACCAGCAGGGCGACGAAGGAGACGACGACCAGCCACCACATGTACCAGATCAGGCCGAAGGCCAGCGCGACGCTGATGGCGGAGAGGATGGCGCCGGTGCCGGTGTTCTTCGGCATGTGGATCGGCCGGAAGCCCTCGAGCGGACGCGCATAACCACGGTTCTTCATGTCGTACCAGCTGTCATGGTCGTGGACGACGGGCGTGAAGGCGAAGTTGTAATCCGGCGGCGGCGAGGCGGTCGACCATTCCAGCGTGCGGCCGTCCCATGGATCGCCGCTGTCGTCGCGCAGTTCCTCGCGCTTCATGAAGCTGACGACGATCTGGATCAGGAAGGCGGCAATGCCGAGCGCGATCAGGCCGACGCCGAAGGCGGCGATGATGAACCAGATCTGCAGCGACGGGTCCTCGAACTGGCTCATGCGGCGGGTGACGCCCATCAGGCCGAGCACATAGAGCGGCATGAAGGCGAACCAGAAACCGATCTGCCAGAACCAGAAGCTCAGCTTGCCCCAGAAGGGATCGAGCTTGAAGCCGAAAGCCTTCGGGAACCAGTAGTTCACGCCGGCGAACATGCCGAAGAGAACGCCGCCGATGATGACGTTGTGGAAGTGGGCGATGAGGAACAGCGAATTGTGCAGCACGAAGTCGGCCGGCGGCACGGCAAGCATGACGCCGGTCATGCCGCCGATGACGAAGGTGACCATGAAGCCGACCGTCCACAGCATCGGCACCTCGTAGCGGATGCGGCCGCGATACATGGTGAAGAGCCAGTTGAAGATCTTCGCCCCTGTCGGGATCGAGATGATCATCGTGGTGATGCCGAAGAAGGAGTTGACTGAGGCACCCGAGCCCATGGTGAAGAAGTGGTGCAGCCAGACGATGTAGGACAGGATCATGATCACGCAGGTCGCGTAGACCATGGAGGCGTAGCCGAACAGGCGTTTGCCCGAGAAGGTGGCGACGACTTCGGAGAAGATCCCGAAGGCCGGCAGCACCAGGATGTAGACCTCCGGATGGCCCCAGATCCAGATGAGGTTGATGTACATCATCGGATTGCCGCCGAGGTCGTTGGTGAAGAAGTTCGTCCCGGCATAGCGGTCGAGCGACAACAGCACGAGCGTTGCGGTCAGGATCGGGAAGGAAGCGACGATCAGCACGTTGGTGCAGAGCGCCGTCCAGGTGAAAACCGGCATCTTCATGAAGGTCATGCCCGGCGCGCGCATCTTGACGATGGTGGCGATCAGGTTGATGCCGGACAGCGTCGTTCCGACACCCGCCACCTGCAGGCCCCAGATATAATAGTCGACGCCGACGCCGGGACTATAGGCGGCGCCCGACAGCGGCGGGTAGGCGAGCCAGCCGGTCTGGGCGAATTCGCCGATGAACAGCGACAGCATGATGATGATCGCGCCGGCGGTGGTCATCCAAAAGGAGAAATTGTTCAAGAAGGGGAAGGAGACGTCGCGCGCGCCGATCTGCAGCGGCACCACGAAGTTCATCAGACCGGTGACGAAGGGCATCGCCACGAAGAAGATCATGATGACGCCGTGGGCGGTGAAGATCTGGTCGTAATGGTGCGGCGGCAGGTAGCCTTCCGACCCGTTGAAGGCAATCGCCTGCTGGATGCGCATCAGGATGGCGTCGGAGAAGCCGCGCAGCAGCATGATGACCGCCAGGATCACATACATGATGCCGATCTTCTTGTGATCGACGCTGCAGATCCAGTCGTGCCAGAGCGGGCCCCAGAACTTGAAATAGGTGATGGCGCCGAGCAGCGCGAGACCGCCGATGACGACGCCGATGAAGGTCACGACCAGAATCGGCTCGTGATAGGGGATGGCATCGAGGGTCAACCGGCCGAAGACGAACTTCAGGAGGTCAGGATTGGAAAACATGGAACAACCCGTTCATTATGTCTTGCGACGCAAAGCGCCAGGTTAATTGTTGTTGTTGAGCTGCGCCGGCGCAGGATCGGCGCCGTTGGTCATGCCGGGCATGGAATGGCCGTTATGCCGCATGTCCGTGCCGGGCGTGCCCTGCATGCCGGGCATGTCGTGCTGCATGCTGTTGCCATCGCTTGTGTTGGCCGGCTCGCTGCGCGCCGGAGCGCCCGTTGCCGGCACGGTGGCGGCGGGCGCCACGATGCCTTCGTCGGCATGGCGGTTGTCATATTGCAGCTTCTCGCGATTCTCGGCACTTTCCTTGCCGCTGCCGCCCATCATGTCGATGTGCATCATCTCGTTCATGCACATCTTGCCCGGCGTGGCGCACATGTTGAGGATGGCGGTGTAGAGATCGGCGTCGGCGCCGGCATAATAACGCACCGGCTCCTTCTCGCTCGGCTTCTCGAGCTTCAGATAGGCGTCGCGGTTGAGCATCGTGCCCTGCTGCTTGACCTTGGCCACCCAGGCGTCGAAGCCTTCGCGGTTAAGGCCATGGAACTTGAAGCGCATGTGCGAGAAGCCGGCGCCGCTGTAATTGGCGGAGAAGCCCTCATACTCGCCTTCCTGGTTGATGACGGCGTGCAGCTTCGTCTCCATACCAGGCATGGCGTAGATCTGGCCGGCGAGCGCAGGGATGTAGAAGGAGTTCATCACCGAAGAAGCAGTGATCTTGAAATTGATCGGTTGGTCCACCGGAGCGGCAAGCTCGTTGACGGTGGCAATCCCGAGTTCGGGATAGAAGAACAGCCACTTCCAGTCGAGCGCCACGACCTCGACGGTCAGCGGCTTGGTATCGGCCGGGATGGCGCGCGCCGCATCGAGGCGGTCGAGTGGCCGATAGGGATCGAGCTTATGGGTGGAAATCCAGGTCACGGCGCCGAGCGCAATGATGATCGCCAGGGGTGCAGCCCAGATGACGATTTCCAGGCGGGTCGAATGGTGCCATTCCGGCGCATAGGTTGCGGCCGTGTTGGAGTGGCGGTAGCGCCAGGCAAAGAGCAGCGTCAGGAAGATCACCGGGACGATGATCAGAAGCATCAGCACCGTCGAGATGACGATGAGATCGCGCTGTTGCACGGCGATGTCGCCGGACGGCGCCATGACCACCATGTTGCATCCTGCCAGGAAAAGCAGCGGCAAGACGGATAGAAGGCGGGAAAACTTCATGAGTTTTGGCACGTCTCTAAGCTCTTGTTGTTTCGTTTGTCTCGCGACTAAAGCACTGAACCTGATCGCGACATGAGGCCTTTGGTCGCAGTGCAGCAATCATGCCGCACTGCGGCGTAAATGCTGGTGTCCTATAGCGTTGAAATCCTGATGAAATCCAGAAGGATTTTTGCCGGCGCATGCTTCAGTCCAATATATCCCCAACAAGCGGTCAAGCCAGCATTTGCAGGGGAAAATCACCGTTCGGGCCATGCAATTTTTCCTATCTGCGCTTCATTTGCGCCGCGATGATCAACTATTTCAGTCTTACGGACTTGATAAGCCTGCGGGTTTGATCAAGATCACGCTTGGGGCGCCTTGCCGGAAGCGCCTTAACGAGGAGGCGTTTATGGCAACAACATCGCACTACGGGCCGTCATCATCGTCGCTGGAACGCGACGCGCGGCGT encodes:
- the cyoB gene encoding cytochrome o ubiquinol oxidase subunit I, giving the protein MFSNPDLLKFVFGRLTLDAIPYHEPILVVTFIGVVIGGLALLGAITYFKFWGPLWHDWICSVDHKKIGIMYVILAVIMLLRGFSDAILMRIQQAIAFNGSEGYLPPHHYDQIFTAHGVIMIFFVAMPFVTGLMNFVVPLQIGARDVSFPFLNNFSFWMTTAGAIIIMLSLFIGEFAQTGWLAYPPLSGAAYSPGVGVDYYIWGLQVAGVGTTLSGINLIATIVKMRAPGMTFMKMPVFTWTALCTNVLIVASFPILTATLVLLSLDRYAGTNFFTNDLGGNPMMYINLIWIWGHPEVYILVLPAFGIFSEVVATFSGKRLFGYASMVYATCVIMILSYIVWLHHFFTMGSGASVNSFFGITTMIISIPTGAKIFNWLFTMYRGRIRYEVPMLWTVGFMVTFVIGGMTGVMLAVPPADFVLHNSLFLIAHFHNVIIGGVLFGMFAGVNYWFPKAFGFKLDPFWGKLSFWFWQIGFWFAFMPLYVLGLMGVTRRMSQFEDPSLQIWFIIAAFGVGLIALGIAAFLIQIVVSFMKREELRDDSGDPWDGRTLEWSTASPPPDYNFAFTPVVHDHDSWYDMKNRGYARPLEGFRPIHMPKNTGTGAILSAISVALAFGLIWYMWWLVVVSFVALLVVAIGHTFNYRRDFHIPAEEVTETEGKRTALLAEQV
- the cyoA gene encoding ubiquinol oxidase subunit II — translated: MPKLMKFSRLLSVLPLLFLAGCNMVVMAPSGDIAVQQRDLIVISTVLMLLIIVPVIFLTLLFAWRYRHSNTAATYAPEWHHSTRLEIVIWAAPLAIIIALGAVTWISTHKLDPYRPLDRLDAARAIPADTKPLTVEVVALDWKWLFFYPELGIATVNELAAPVDQPINFKITASSVMNSFYIPALAGQIYAMPGMETKLHAVINQEGEYEGFSANYSGAGFSHMRFKFHGLNREGFDAWVAKVKQQGTMLNRDAYLKLEKPSEKEPVRYYAGADADLYTAILNMCATPGKMCMNEMMHIDMMGGSGKESAENREKLQYDNRHADEGIVAPAATVPATGAPARSEPANTSDGNSMQHDMPGMQGTPGTDMRHNGHSMPGMTNGADPAPAQLNNNN